Sequence from the Leptospira dzoumogneensis genome:
AATTTGAGATATTGAGTTGAATTACGTCGCTCGGATCGCTTTCGTCCAGGCATTTTACGAATCTAATCAAAGAGGCATTTGAGATTTTATCTAGAGCTTCTTTTCGAGGGATTAGGTTTGTTTGTAGATTGGCTTCGATGTCGATCAAGATGCAGTTTGATAGGAGGAAGAAAAGGCCATACGTTAGGTGAAATTTGAGAATATATTTAATAACGGAAAATGAATTCATTTTCCATAAATAACCGAGATCAATTTTCATTTTGACAAATTCACTTGACACAATATTGAAATACTTCGTTCTTATTCCAAGAAATAAATGAAGTCATGTTTCTTTCTTATTGATGATGAAACACATTATATTATTCATTTCTATTAGTCTGCTAAATTCCTGTGAAATTAGAGAGAGTAAATTGATCTCTGATGATCCTAACTCGGGAATTTTGGTCTTACGTTTAATTGATAATTCTGAAGATAAAGAGTGGTCTCAAATAAAAATCCGGACAGGCTGTTTTCAGGAAACGTATAATGAAGATATATTAGAAAATGAATGTTTGGGAGAAGAATTATTTAGCCAGGCAAGTATAGGCATAGAAAACCGGTTAGAATTTAAAATAAGACCTGGGAAATATTCCGGAAGGATTGTAATTCAGGAAGAAACTTTTTTTTCAGGAAAGACGGTGATTTCTATTGGTCTGTTTAATGAAAAATTTACTCCTCAAAAAAATTGTGATTACCTTTCGAAGAAGATTAACGGGATCACTGCAGATATTTCTCAATGTCCAAATATTATAATCCAATCAGGTAAAAGAACTATTATTGATTTGATTGTAACTAATGAGAAAGAGTCATATTTTTGGAGAGCATTTTGGTCAGGCTTCTTTTCAAGAGGGCTTTCGGCAGGGAGCCGCCAATTTTCCATCAATCATTCTAAATTTATAATGCTCAATGAATAGTTTATGAAATTTTACCCAGCATTTATTAAAAATTGCGCTCCCTGTTAAAATTAGTGGGGATTAATGATAGTCGCTGAATCACGAAATGGGCTTCGAGAATAAGATCTTAGGTATTTATTAAAAAAGAGGAACTGAATGAACATAAGCTTAAAAAACAGAATTCTATTATCTTCAGTTTTAATACTACTTTCCTGTTCCCGAGAACCCTACATAAAACAAATTCCGGCAATTTCTCCTGGAAAAGAAGTAACCCTGAAAATTGATTTTGATAATTCTTTAATGCCAGAATACGGAGAAATGGTGATAACTAAGTTTTGTTTGGGGAGGACTGAGCAAGACTTGGACAGGAATTGTGAGATAGATCCAATCATAAGTTATTATCCTGTTAAATCAAAAGAACCAATGCGTTTAATAATTCCGGAAGGTTACTATCCATATGGGAAAATGACATTTTGGGCGAGGAGCTCCTCCTTCGGCTCTCGGAGTTCGATGGCAGTAGCTTATTTTTCAAAGGATTTTGAAAAGACTTTAGATAAGAAAGATTGCAAATTAAAAGGAGTCTCCTTAGAAGGAAGTGTAAGCATTTTGCGATATAATTGTAAAGGGCTGATATTTAGGAGCAAAGAAGTTCACCTAGTAACATTTCGAGTAGTTGATGAATCCTATATGGATGGGTTAATACTATATACTGCTTTTACTCCTATTCCTTTAGGCGGAGATTATCAAGCCGCTGAAATTAGCTATTCGATACAGAAATAATAAGAGCGATTGCTATATATTTTTCCGAATACGTATTAGCTCCTAACCATCTGTACTTTTAACTTAATCGCCTTCTTAGACTTAGTCGATTTTTTCTTAGAAAGAGAAAGTTTAGAGTAAGTCATCTCTAAAGAATCGGTAACATCTTCCCAGGTGCAGGAAGCGGCGATCTTTCTTGCGGCGAGACCAAGTCTGGCTGCTAACTTTTTATTCTCCGCTAAGAGGCAGGACTGTTCTATAAATTCTTCTTCTTTGTCGAAACCGCAGAGCAGGGCTGACTTGCCGTGTTTGAGATGTTGGTTGGCGGCCGCGTAGTTATAGGCAACGATCGGAAGTCCGGATGCCATTGCTTCTACGATCACGTTCCCGAAAGTTTCTGTGAGACTTGGGAATAAGAATAGATCGCCGGTCGCGTAATGTTCTGCCAGTTCTTTTCCTTTTCTCATTCCTCTGAATATAAAATCAGGATTTTCCTTTTGTAGTTTTTCTTTAGAAGGTCCGTCCCCCACTAAGATCAATTTTGCATTCGGAACTCTGGATTGGAGCCTGCGGAATGTTCTTACTAATAGATCTAAATTTTTTTCCGGAGCTAATCTTCCTACGTATAGAACTCCAAGTTCGGAAGGTTTTAATCCCCATTCCGTCTTTAATTTCGTATTTCTACGAGCAGGATGGAATAGATCCGAATCGATCCCTCTGGAAACCACTTGCACATTCGTGTATCCTTGTTCTGTTAACTGTTCTCTGATCTGAGCAGTCGGGACCAAGGTCATCTGTGTTCTATTATGAAGCCCTTTTAAGTAATTATGGACCAGTTTTCCTGCGAACCCGAATTTATAATATTTCGCGTATGCGTGGAAATTCGTTCTAAAATCGCTGATGATAGGAATTCCGACATGTCTGGCCGCCCTGACTGCCGACCAGCCTAGAGGACCTTCCGTAACAACATGTACTATATCAGGTTTTTCTAATTCGATTAATCTGCGGAGAAGGTATTTTTCAGGAAATCCGAATCTTAGATCTTCGTATAAAGGGATTTTTGCCCCTCTTACCAAGACTTCTCTGTAGTTATTGTTTGCTGTGGCATAGTCGTTATGCCCTTGTTTTGGACGGACCAGAATGACCTCGTGACCTCTTTGTAAAAGATCTCCCAGCATTCTATGAAGCGTTTTGGCGACTCCGTTGATTTCCGGAGGAAATGTTTCGGTCACCACTAAAATTCGAAAGGGACCTGCTTTAGGATAAGAACTTATATATGTCGATGGAAGCATCGACTTTTGATCATCTTAAATTTTTGTATCTACTACGTGAAGAGAGCGTTACTTTTTCATTACAGAGTGCGGACCAAAGTACAGATTATTGTTCGATCCCGGTGGCGAATGCTTTTCTCAAAAGCCTTCCACAGTACACCGATTCCGCATAAGCTAAGCCGGATGTGGAATATCTGGAGATAATCCCATAAGTAGTGACTGTCGGATCTATCCAGGGATAAAATCCGAACTTGCCGGGACTACTGAAAGCGGAATCATTTCCGGAAGAATCTTCTACCCAATGCCCGTAAGAATAATGTACATCTTCAAAAACAAAAGGTGAATACTTAGCTTGCGCCGGATGCGCAGAAGGTAATGTAGGCACCAAGTCCGCGCCTAAATAAGTTCGGATCGTTAAATTGGAATTTAAGATCCTTCTTAAGAATTGTGCATAAACGGAGGCGGAAGTCCGAACTCCTCCCGCAGGCTGGGGAACTGCATAATCAATTCCGGGATTCGATCCTCCGAATAATGTATTCCCTATCTCCGTTGCTAATTGGGCACGAGTGTAATTTGTAAGTGCCGGAGTTAAACCGCTCGGATTCAAGGCGGCATACGCCTGGAAGTGTGCCCCGTTATAATAAAAATAATTTAGATCAACTGAATTATAGTAATTATTATTGTTTGTTCCATCTCTTCCCGGGCCGTTAGTGAAACATGAATTTACTGTAAGAGCCAAGTTACACTTGTTATCATCCAGGTTATCGTAGCCGGATCTCATTCTGAGATAGGATTGTTCTATCGTTGTTGGAGTTCCAACTTTCTGCAAAACATAAGCTCCCCAGATCCATTTAGAAGCGGAAGCGATCAAAAGAACTGTGGATCCATTCACAGAACCGTTTACGGAAGAATATCCATAAGCACCGTTTACATCTCCTATCTCCCAATAAAAAGCACCTAGTTTAGTACAAGTGGAGTTTTTCGTTGCAGTAGCTTCTACCGCATCTAGTTGGGATTGTTTTGTGGAATCTACTACGGTAAATTCCGCCGGGACTTGTATATTCGATAATGCTAATGTAGATATTAGGGAAGAAAGTGGATCTTCGCTGGGCGGAGGAGGGCAGGCAAATAAAAGGGAAAC
This genomic interval carries:
- a CDS encoding glycosyltransferase family 4 protein, which codes for MLPSTYISSYPKAGPFRILVVTETFPPEINGVAKTLHRMLGDLLQRGHEVILVRPKQGHNDYATANNNYREVLVRGAKIPLYEDLRFGFPEKYLLRRLIELEKPDIVHVVTEGPLGWSAVRAARHVGIPIISDFRTNFHAYAKYYKFGFAGKLVHNYLKGLHNRTQMTLVPTAQIREQLTEQGYTNVQVVSRGIDSDLFHPARRNTKLKTEWGLKPSELGVLYVGRLAPEKNLDLLVRTFRRLQSRVPNAKLILVGDGPSKEKLQKENPDFIFRGMRKGKELAEHYATGDLFLFPSLTETFGNVIVEAMASGLPIVAYNYAAANQHLKHGKSALLCGFDKEEEFIEQSCLLAENKKLAARLGLAARKIAASCTWEDVTDSLEMTYSKLSLSKKKSTKSKKAIKLKVQMVRS